One segment of Hippopotamus amphibius kiboko isolate mHipAmp2 chromosome 2, mHipAmp2.hap2, whole genome shotgun sequence DNA contains the following:
- the LOC130846369 gene encoding 39S ribosomal protein L42, mitochondrial-like yields the protein MVALAAVKWAISSRTILKYLFPIQNGALYYVCHNSTYSSLPDDYNCKVELALTSNGRTIVCYHPSVDVPYEHTKPIPRPDPMQNNEETHDLVLKTRLEEKGEHLEQGPMIEQLSKMFFTTKHHWYPRGQYHRRRRKLNPPKDR from the coding sequence ATGGTGGCATTGGCAGCAGTAAAATGGGCGATATCAAGTAGAACTATCTTGAAATACTTATTTCCAATTCAAAATGGAGCCTTATATTATGTTTGTCATAACTCTACGTATTCTTCTCTTCCAGATGACTATAATTGCAAAGTAGAGCTTGCCTTGACATCTAATGGCAGGACAATAGTATGCTATCACCCTTCTGTGGACGTACCATATGAACACACAAAACCTATCCCTCGGCCAGATCCCATGCAGAATAATGAAGAAACACATGATCTAGTGCTGAAAACCAGATTAGAAGAAAAAGGTGAACACTTAGAGCAAGGACCCATGATAGAACAACTTAGCAAAATGTTCTTTACTACTAAACACCATTGGTATCCTCGTGGACAGTATCATAGACGTCGTAGGAAACTGAATCCTCCAAAAGACAGATGA